One stretch of Litoribrevibacter albus DNA includes these proteins:
- a CDS encoding dicarboxylate/amino acid:cation symporter yields MQPSLTNESNKGIWGQMALWKKILIGMTLGIIVGAIFGHDAEVLKPIGTLFIHAIKMLIVPLVFCSLIVGVTSMQDTRKMGRIGLKSVFIYLGTTAVAITIGMVLATMLTPGEGLNMVASAAADEGKSAPSLVDTIISLVPKNPVDALAAGNILQIIVFALGLGISFNLVGEKAKPAVAVFESLAEAMYKLTELVMKFAPYGIFGLMAWVSGKYGLDILMPLIKVIAVAYIGSIIHVVVVYSGMISIFAKLNPIRYLKALVNPAAVAFTTTSSSGTLPATIKCAREEMGVSKGISSFVLPLGATINMDGTALYQGVTALFVAQAFGVDLGMAEYVTIIITATLASIGTAGVPGAGLIMLSLVLTTVGLPLEGLAIIAGIDRILDMARTSVNVCGDLMVSVLVGKTENELDTAVYNKEATASPAFEVQGRQTSYSNADAS; encoded by the coding sequence ATGCAACCATCATTGACTAATGAAAGTAACAAGGGAATTTGGGGCCAAATGGCTCTATGGAAAAAGATCCTGATTGGGATGACGCTCGGTATCATTGTTGGTGCCATTTTTGGCCACGATGCGGAAGTGTTGAAACCTATCGGTACCCTGTTTATTCACGCGATCAAGATGTTGATTGTTCCCCTGGTTTTCTGCTCGTTGATTGTGGGCGTGACTTCCATGCAGGACACCCGGAAGATGGGCCGGATTGGTTTGAAGTCGGTGTTCATTTATCTCGGTACCACAGCCGTGGCAATCACCATTGGTATGGTGTTGGCGACTATGCTGACGCCGGGCGAAGGGTTGAACATGGTGGCCAGTGCCGCTGCGGATGAAGGCAAAAGTGCCCCGTCGCTGGTGGACACCATCATCAGTCTGGTACCTAAGAACCCGGTAGACGCGCTTGCGGCGGGTAACATCCTACAGATCATCGTCTTTGCTTTGGGTCTGGGTATTTCCTTTAACCTGGTGGGTGAAAAAGCCAAACCAGCGGTCGCTGTCTTTGAAAGCCTGGCGGAAGCCATGTACAAGCTGACTGAGCTTGTTATGAAGTTCGCTCCTTACGGTATCTTCGGTCTGATGGCTTGGGTATCCGGTAAGTACGGTTTGGACATCCTTATGCCGTTGATCAAAGTGATTGCGGTGGCGTACATCGGCAGTATCATTCATGTGGTGGTTGTGTACAGTGGCATGATCAGTATTTTTGCGAAATTGAATCCGATTCGTTATCTGAAAGCCTTGGTTAACCCTGCGGCGGTTGCCTTCACTACGACCAGCAGTTCAGGTACTTTGCCTGCGACCATCAAATGCGCTCGTGAAGAAATGGGCGTTTCCAAAGGCATTTCAAGTTTTGTTCTTCCATTAGGCGCGACCATCAATATGGACGGTACTGCGTTGTATCAGGGTGTGACGGCGTTGTTTGTGGCTCAGGCGTTTGGTGTGGATCTGGGCATGGCGGAATACGTCACCATCATTATTACCGCGACTTTGGCGTCGATTGGTACGGCGGGAGTCCCGGGCGCTGGTTTGATCATGTTGTCGCTTGTTTTGACCACCGTTGGTTTACCGCTGGAAGGCTTGGCGATCATTGCCGGTATCGACCGAATTCTTGATATGGCGCGTACCAGTGTCAACGTCTGTGGTGACCTGATGGTATCTGTGTTGGTTGGCAAGACTGAAAACGAGCTGGACACAGCGGTGTATAACAAAGAAGCGACGGCTTCACCTGCCTTTGAAGTGCAGGGACGTCAGACCTCTTACTCAAACGCCGACGCAAGTTAA
- a CDS encoding aspartate ammonia-lyase, with amino-acid sequence MSTTYAMNMTSPFRKEKDLLGEALVPGEAYYGIQTHRATQNFDLSGVRLSHFPQLVRALAMVKLAAARANNQLGLLAESKTKAIEAAVAKLLEGYCHDQFVVDMVQGGAGTSTNMNANEVIANIALEHLGYPKGEYQHLHPNNDVNMSQSTNDAYPTAVRLSILLSHGDLVNALASLQQAFLKKADEFNHILKMGRTQLQDAVPMTLGQEFNSFATTLGEDIDRVAGLTELLKEVNLGGTAIGTGINTDPEYAKLAVDQLSAISGIQFKSATDLVEASSDMGAFVLFSSMLKRLAVKLSKISNDLRLLSMGPRCGLNEINLPAQQPGSSIMPGKINPVIPEAVNQVAYQVIGNDLAVTMAAEAGQLQLNAMEPLIAYNVLESIRMLSRAMHMLETRCITGITANEEHCQSMVDQSIGSITAVSPYIGYENATRIAKEALASGRGVLELIREEELLQPDVLDEILKPENMIRPQRWLR; translated from the coding sequence ATGAGTACGACATACGCGATGAACATGACATCTCCCTTCCGTAAGGAAAAAGATTTACTGGGCGAAGCCCTGGTGCCAGGGGAGGCGTATTACGGTATTCAAACCCATCGTGCGACGCAGAACTTCGATTTGAGTGGTGTGCGACTCAGTCATTTCCCACAGCTCGTGCGTGCCTTAGCTATGGTCAAACTGGCGGCGGCCAGAGCCAATAATCAACTGGGCTTGTTGGCCGAGTCGAAAACCAAGGCCATTGAAGCGGCGGTTGCCAAACTGTTGGAAGGTTACTGCCATGATCAGTTTGTGGTCGACATGGTGCAGGGTGGCGCAGGGACCTCGACCAACATGAATGCCAATGAAGTCATTGCCAATATCGCGTTGGAGCATCTGGGCTATCCAAAAGGGGAGTATCAACATCTGCATCCAAACAACGATGTGAATATGTCCCAATCCACCAATGATGCCTATCCCACCGCCGTTCGTTTGTCGATCTTGTTGAGTCACGGCGATTTGGTAAATGCCCTGGCGTCGTTACAACAAGCCTTTTTGAAGAAAGCCGACGAGTTTAACCACATTTTAAAAATGGGCCGTACCCAGTTGCAGGATGCGGTGCCAATGACCTTGGGTCAGGAATTCAATTCCTTCGCCACGACCTTAGGCGAAGACATTGATCGTGTCGCCGGTTTAACCGAGCTGTTGAAAGAAGTGAATCTCGGCGGCACCGCCATCGGTACCGGAATTAACACCGACCCGGAATACGCCAAGTTGGCGGTTGATCAGCTGTCTGCAATCAGTGGCATTCAATTCAAGTCTGCGACGGACTTAGTGGAAGCCAGCTCCGACATGGGCGCGTTTGTATTGTTCTCATCGATGTTGAAACGTCTGGCGGTGAAGCTCTCCAAAATTTCCAACGATTTGCGTTTATTGAGCATGGGTCCGCGTTGTGGTCTGAACGAAATTAATCTGCCAGCGCAACAACCGGGCAGTTCGATCATGCCGGGCAAGATTAATCCGGTGATTCCGGAAGCGGTGAATCAGGTGGCTTATCAGGTGATCGGCAATGATCTGGCGGTGACCATGGCGGCGGAAGCCGGGCAATTGCAGTTGAATGCGATGGAGCCATTGATTGCGTACAACGTGCTGGAATCCATCCGCATGTTATCCCGTGCCATGCACATGCTGGAAACCCGCTGCATCACTGGCATTACTGCCAACGAAGAGCATTGTCAGAGCATGGTCGATCAGAGCATCGGCAGTATCACGGCGGTGAGTCCGTACATCGGTTATGAAAACGCCACCCGAATTGCAAAAGAAGCCTTGGCCAGTGGTCGAGGCGTATTGGAGCTGATTCGTGAGGAAGAGCTGTTACAACCCGACGTGCTCGATGAAATTTTAAAACCCGAAAACATGATCAGACCTCAGCGCTGGTTGCGCTGA
- a CDS encoding aspartate/glutamate racemase family protein — protein MNNRFNTSLNSDSRTSMRHPVGGKMYDQVCDKVGILGGMGPMATVDFIQKIISKTPAQSDQDHIPLLIHSVPQIPDRTACLMEGAASPLPALKMGLDTLVQGGAGCIAIPCNTAHYWHEALAKETHIQLLHIAKVCAERIAQDSAVRGVVRGVGVRRVGLLATDGTLKAGFYERELAHYGLECMLPESGTQSSVMDGIYLVKSGKVNEGAALLELAMQRMLDNGAERVILGCTEIPLALESIHSPLLPLAVDATGALADACVAWYLNRSERLVA, from the coding sequence ATGAACAATCGATTCAACACATCCCTGAACTCCGACAGCAGAACCAGCATGCGTCATCCCGTAGGTGGCAAGATGTATGACCAGGTATGCGATAAAGTGGGCATATTAGGCGGCATGGGGCCAATGGCGACGGTGGACTTCATCCAAAAAATCATCTCAAAGACGCCGGCGCAAAGTGATCAGGATCATATCCCGTTGTTGATTCATTCTGTGCCGCAGATTCCCGATCGAACCGCCTGTTTGATGGAGGGCGCGGCATCGCCATTGCCAGCCCTAAAAATGGGTTTGGATACCTTAGTGCAAGGTGGAGCCGGCTGTATCGCCATTCCCTGCAACACCGCCCATTACTGGCATGAAGCCTTAGCCAAAGAAACGCACATTCAATTGCTGCACATTGCCAAGGTCTGTGCTGAGCGCATTGCCCAAGATTCGGCTGTCCGTGGGGTAGTCCGTGGGGTAGGGGTGCGTCGGGTGGGTCTGTTAGCCACTGACGGAACGCTCAAGGCGGGATTCTATGAGCGGGAATTAGCGCATTACGGCTTGGAATGTATGCTGCCTGAGTCCGGAACCCAGTCTTCGGTGATGGACGGCATTTATCTGGTGAAATCCGGTAAGGTCAACGAAGGCGCGGCGCTCTTGGAATTGGCGATGCAACGCATGTTGGATAACGGCGCGGAGCGGGTGATTTTAGGGTGTACCGAGATTCCATTGGCGCTGGAGTCGATCCATTCCCCGTTATTGCCGTTGGCGGTGGATGCCACCGGCGCACTGGCGGATGCCTGTGTGGCTTGGTATCTGAATCGGAGTGAGCGCTTGGTGGCATAA
- a CDS encoding LysR substrate-binding domain-containing protein has translation MNIETKWLEDFLSLAATQSFSKAAEARHVTQPAFSRRIRALETAVGCHLVDRNHTPIQLTAEGQLFKITASNTLDQLKSSIEHIQALAARHQVVDFAVSHTLSLSFFPSFIQSLQAELSNTHTRQLVANVDDSFQALKNGICDFLIAYGGQHVESDRFTGFTLATESLVPVSIPNDNGQPLYSLNSLKQANDSEGNVLTEALPYLAYPEDIFLGRQVKRLLSQHTTSLKKTFESPMADSLKMMAMQGLGIAWVPAYSVKRELEQGHLMICGDNTWQAPLDIWLYRCDRPLSPSSEKLWQALQARFEVVTTSQTPKSIASHD, from the coding sequence ATGAACATCGAAACTAAATGGCTGGAAGACTTTCTCTCTCTGGCGGCGACCCAAAGCTTTTCCAAAGCCGCAGAAGCAAGGCACGTCACCCAACCGGCCTTTAGTCGACGAATTCGAGCCTTGGAAACCGCCGTCGGTTGTCATCTTGTGGATCGCAATCACACCCCGATTCAACTCACCGCCGAAGGTCAGTTGTTTAAGATCACCGCCAGCAACACGCTGGATCAACTCAAGTCGAGCATCGAGCACATTCAGGCTCTGGCAGCTCGACATCAAGTGGTGGATTTTGCGGTGTCGCACACTTTGTCGTTGTCCTTCTTCCCGAGCTTTATTCAGTCCTTACAGGCGGAATTGAGTAACACCCATACGCGACAACTGGTCGCTAATGTCGATGACAGTTTTCAGGCATTAAAGAACGGCATCTGTGATTTTCTGATCGCGTATGGCGGGCAACATGTGGAATCGGATCGTTTCACCGGCTTTACGCTCGCAACCGAATCTCTGGTTCCGGTATCCATTCCCAACGACAACGGCCAGCCTCTCTATTCACTAAACAGCTTAAAGCAAGCAAACGACTCTGAAGGCAACGTTCTCACCGAAGCACTTCCCTATCTCGCCTATCCGGAAGATATCTTTCTTGGGCGGCAGGTCAAACGGCTGCTAAGCCAACACACCACCTCGTTGAAAAAGACCTTTGAATCACCGATGGCCGACAGCCTCAAAATGATGGCGATGCAAGGCTTAGGGATCGCTTGGGTACCCGCCTATTCGGTGAAACGGGAACTGGAACAAGGCCACCTGATGATCTGCGGTGATAACACCTGGCAGGCACCGTTGGATATCTGGTTGTATCGCTGTGATCGCCCTCTCTCGCCAAGTTCGGAGAAACTGTGGCAAGCCTTACAGGCCAGGTTTGAAGTCGTCACAACCAGTCAAACGCCGAAGAGCATCGCCAGCCATGACTAA
- a CDS encoding transporter substrate-binding domain-containing protein has product MTKVSRQSIVWWRFAERIFSKLRFCAVLMAMYTVSGITHANLQDPNKVIQVGGDLNYPPYESLDPDGNPAGYNVELTQAIAEVMGIKVNFQLGDWGAMRDALERGDVDILQGISYTDERAQKYTFSPAHAYVHQSIFTRKGNPVIDDISDLNGKSVVVQRQGVMHDYLLDHNIGAELVLVDTHADAIRLLASGKHDYALVANLPSLYLSQKLGISDIVLSGKAFEAQKYGYAVKKGNESLLAQFSEGLAILKNTGRYQEIYDKWLGPLEEQKFPWRKFGTAAIVISLVILAIVFWNRALAREVERRSKELELRQQQLIQADKMTSLGILVSGVAHEINNPCGLLMLNIPILRDSYQDALTVLEEHYQTHGDFELGGLNYSRMREEIPAMLDEMFAGVERIKRIVDDLGDFSRQDTSRIKEEVDLNAITTAAIRLVDNTLRKSTESFHAELGHNLPTFKGNAQRIEQVIINLLVNACQALDDKSQKIELKTYYRESTQQLVLKVIDQGCGIPPENLSSLSDPFFTTKRETGGTGLGLSVSSGIVREHGGTLTFNSKSGEGTTVTLSLPIE; this is encoded by the coding sequence ATGACTAAGGTTTCGCGTCAGTCCATTGTATGGTGGAGATTTGCTGAACGGATTTTTTCGAAGTTGCGTTTCTGCGCGGTCCTTATGGCCATGTACACTGTTTCCGGGATCACACACGCCAATCTGCAAGACCCCAATAAAGTGATTCAGGTGGGCGGTGATCTCAATTATCCACCCTATGAATCTCTCGACCCCGATGGCAACCCTGCGGGTTATAACGTAGAACTGACTCAAGCCATCGCCGAAGTGATGGGCATCAAGGTGAACTTTCAATTAGGCGACTGGGGCGCGATGCGCGATGCATTGGAACGTGGCGACGTCGATATTCTGCAAGGCATTTCCTACACCGACGAGCGCGCCCAGAAGTACACTTTCTCACCAGCGCACGCCTATGTTCATCAATCCATTTTTACTCGTAAAGGTAACCCGGTAATTGATGATATTTCCGACCTCAACGGCAAGTCGGTGGTTGTGCAACGCCAAGGGGTAATGCACGACTATTTGTTGGACCATAACATCGGCGCGGAATTAGTATTGGTAGATACTCACGCCGATGCCATTCGGTTATTGGCCTCAGGCAAACACGATTACGCCTTGGTCGCTAACCTCCCCAGTTTGTACCTCAGCCAAAAGCTGGGCATTTCAGACATCGTCCTTTCCGGTAAAGCCTTCGAAGCGCAAAAATACGGATACGCAGTGAAAAAGGGCAATGAATCCTTACTGGCCCAATTCAGTGAAGGCTTAGCCATTCTCAAAAATACCGGACGTTATCAGGAGATCTACGATAAGTGGCTGGGGCCATTGGAAGAACAGAAATTCCCCTGGCGTAAATTCGGCACCGCCGCCATCGTCATTTCACTCGTTATTCTCGCTATTGTGTTTTGGAACCGCGCCCTAGCCAGAGAAGTAGAACGCCGCAGTAAAGAGCTGGAACTGCGCCAACAACAACTCATTCAGGCCGATAAAATGACCTCGTTAGGTATTCTGGTCTCCGGCGTGGCGCATGAGATTAACAACCCCTGTGGCCTGTTGATGCTCAACATTCCTATCCTTCGGGATTCCTATCAGGACGCCCTCACCGTACTGGAAGAGCACTACCAAACCCACGGCGACTTTGAGTTGGGCGGCCTAAACTACTCACGAATGCGAGAAGAAATACCAGCCATGCTCGATGAAATGTTCGCAGGCGTGGAGCGCATCAAACGCATTGTCGATGATCTGGGCGACTTCTCACGCCAAGACACCTCCCGCATCAAAGAAGAAGTGGACTTAAACGCCATTACCACGGCGGCGATTCGTCTGGTGGATAATACCCTGCGAAAATCCACCGAAAGTTTTCATGCCGAACTGGGCCATAACCTGCCGACCTTCAAAGGCAATGCCCAACGCATCGAACAAGTCATCATTAATTTACTGGTGAATGCCTGTCAGGCATTGGACGACAAATCCCAAAAGATCGAACTCAAAACCTATTACCGGGAAAGCACTCAACAACTGGTGTTAAAGGTGATCGATCAGGGCTGTGGCATCCCACCCGAGAACCTCTCGTCCTTGAGTGATCCGTTTTTTACCACCAAACGGGAAACCGGCGGCACGGGTTTGGGGCTTTCCGTCTCCTCCGGGATTGTTCGCGAGCACGGAGGTACGTTAACCTTCAACTCGAAAAGCGGCGAAGGCACCACCGTTACTCTATCCTTACCCATTGAATAG
- a CDS encoding sigma-54-dependent transcriptional regulator produces MTKNTFPSFGVLLVDDEAPFLRSLSMMLERRSGINNLHRCEDSRMVMDILKREHIGLVILDLTMPHISGDQLLEQITEQYPEISVIILSGLNQVKTAVDCLHLGAFDYFVKTTEEDRLVEGINRAIQVLELKHENQELSKRVLNNTLENPEVFENIITTDKGMRSVFQYLESIAASQQPLLITGESGVGKELFAKAAHALSKQTGPLITVNVAGLDDNVFSDTLFGHQKGAFTGADRARPGLIEQAAGGTLFLDEIGDLSMASQVKLLRLLQEGDYFPLGSDKPKTLSARVVVATHQNLTDKQANGEFRKDLYYRLRTHHVEIPALRQRQDDIPLLLEHFLNEAANELEKNKPSIPKELLVLLKNYNFPGNVRELRAMAFDAMSLHKSRMLSMNAFKKAIDATSDGAMPTVSSTENTTQNVFNPDEPLPQMSEVSDLLAQEAMRRAEGNQSIACSLIGISQPALSKRLKKMESSGED; encoded by the coding sequence ATGACCAAGAACACCTTTCCTTCCTTTGGCGTATTGCTGGTTGACGACGAAGCCCCGTTTCTTCGAAGCCTAAGCATGATGTTGGAACGCCGCAGCGGCATTAATAATCTTCATCGATGTGAAGACAGCCGCATGGTCATGGACATTCTTAAACGGGAACACATCGGCCTGGTGATTCTGGATCTCACCATGCCCCATATCTCTGGCGATCAACTGCTTGAACAGATCACCGAACAATACCCGGAAATCAGCGTGATCATTTTAAGCGGCTTAAATCAGGTGAAAACAGCGGTGGATTGTCTTCATCTCGGAGCCTTTGATTACTTCGTCAAAACCACCGAAGAAGACCGTTTGGTGGAAGGCATCAATCGTGCGATTCAAGTCTTAGAGCTGAAACACGAGAATCAGGAACTCAGCAAACGGGTACTCAACAACACCCTTGAGAACCCGGAGGTTTTTGAAAACATCATCACCACCGACAAAGGTATGCGCTCGGTGTTTCAATATCTCGAATCCATCGCCGCCAGCCAACAACCCCTGTTGATCACCGGGGAAAGTGGCGTCGGTAAAGAACTGTTTGCCAAAGCCGCCCATGCACTCAGTAAACAAACCGGCCCACTGATTACCGTCAATGTGGCCGGACTCGACGACAATGTTTTCTCAGACACCTTGTTTGGACATCAGAAAGGCGCCTTCACCGGTGCCGATCGAGCAAGACCCGGCTTAATTGAACAAGCCGCTGGCGGCACCCTGTTTCTCGATGAAATCGGTGATTTGAGCATGGCCTCCCAGGTCAAACTGCTCAGACTGTTACAGGAAGGCGATTACTTCCCACTGGGCAGCGACAAACCGAAAACGCTGTCCGCTCGCGTAGTGGTCGCCACCCATCAAAACCTCACCGACAAACAAGCCAACGGCGAATTCCGCAAAGACCTCTACTACCGATTGCGAACCCACCATGTAGAAATCCCGGCGCTGCGCCAACGCCAAGACGACATCCCATTACTGCTTGAACACTTTCTCAACGAAGCGGCGAACGAACTGGAAAAGAACAAACCCAGCATCCCCAAAGAACTGCTGGTATTACTGAAGAACTACAACTTCCCAGGGAATGTGAGGGAACTGCGCGCCATGGCCTTTGACGCCATGAGCCTTCACAAATCCCGAATGCTCTCGATGAACGCCTTCAAAAAAGCCATCGACGCTACCAGCGACGGGGCTATGCCGACGGTTTCATCCACAGAAAACACCACACAAAATGTGTTCAATCCGGATGAGCCTTTGCCACAGATGTCAGAAGTCTCAGACCTACTGGCTCAGGAAGCCATGCGCCGCGCAGAAGGCAATCAATCCATCGCCTGCTCACTAATTGGAATATCCCAGCCCGCACTAAGTAAACGGTTGAAGAAGATGGAGAGTTCAGGGGAGGACTGA
- a CDS encoding alpha/beta fold hydrolase, with the protein MNAQLQQWKSQGQFFEYLGYKVFYRDDGSAEKPCVICIHGFPTSSWDWHHIWPELSKHYRLIALDQLGFGFSDKPKQGEYSVMVQADIVEALLQSLGVVEYHVIAHDFGTLVAQELLDRGNHPEQATGKAPYLLSLFAMSGSIFPELSNPRLIQKLLISRVGFLISLMFNQKKFDRSMLRVFSQTSKSQLTEPGIRQLLNSYWQLLLLQNGNKQLHQLNFFLKDRQMHGERWARAWQETDVPIRYVVGEADPMYGHDVFQRLKDLSNTQDLHSISDVGHFPHIESPQQVLKLFNAFIS; encoded by the coding sequence ATGAACGCACAACTTCAGCAATGGAAATCTCAGGGGCAGTTCTTTGAGTATCTTGGGTATAAGGTGTTTTATCGGGACGATGGTTCAGCCGAAAAGCCCTGTGTGATTTGTATTCATGGCTTTCCCACATCCAGTTGGGATTGGCACCATATCTGGCCGGAACTATCGAAACACTATCGCCTGATTGCTTTGGATCAGCTGGGATTTGGTTTTTCAGATAAACCTAAACAGGGTGAGTATAGTGTGATGGTTCAGGCGGACATAGTGGAAGCCTTACTGCAGAGCCTGGGTGTTGTGGAATACCACGTGATTGCTCATGACTTTGGCACTTTGGTGGCTCAGGAGCTATTGGATCGGGGAAATCATCCGGAGCAGGCCACAGGTAAAGCACCTTATTTGCTGAGTTTGTTTGCAATGAGTGGTTCCATTTTTCCTGAGCTTTCGAACCCAAGGCTCATCCAGAAACTGCTGATCTCGAGGGTAGGTTTTCTAATTTCTTTGATGTTTAATCAGAAGAAGTTTGATCGAAGCATGCTGCGGGTATTCTCGCAAACCTCGAAAAGCCAATTAACGGAGCCCGGTATTCGTCAACTACTGAACAGTTATTGGCAGTTACTGCTTCTGCAAAACGGCAACAAACAACTGCACCAGTTGAATTTCTTCTTGAAAGATCGTCAGATGCACGGAGAGCGATGGGCCAGAGCCTGGCAAGAGACGGATGTGCCGATTCGTTATGTGGTCGGAGAGGCTGACCCCATGTATGGCCATGACGTCTTCCAGAGGTTAAAAGACTTATCCAATACCCAAGATCTTCACTCGATCTCTGACGTTGGGCACTTTCCTCATATAGAATCACCTCAGCAGGTGTTAAAGCTGTTCAACGCCTTTATTTCTTGA
- a CDS encoding nuclear transport factor 2 family protein — protein sequence MGHKHVTDQYLEAWNNHDAEAILACFHPDGVYIDANLDDEIPASLFALRAQELFDCFPNMTVTIEQRNVQGEGLVASPWRLSGVLPGKELSGVDMLCIRDNKLQSVQVYFNHSTGRLFAKVPSLHLNYQPHQSDVKEHDVSDSAEKYRTSGLTMAGMQSIQQTLETAMVRDKVFLQPELSLSRLADQLSMSTNHLSQVVNSLYHKNFYEFINHHRIAFAKQLLAKDHADDHAQPQTSLVLSLESGFRSTSTFYSAFKKETGLTPSEYRQRLIMADETEC from the coding sequence GTGGGGCATAAACACGTAACCGATCAATATCTTGAAGCATGGAACAACCACGATGCAGAGGCTATCTTGGCGTGTTTCCATCCGGATGGGGTGTATATCGATGCCAACCTTGATGATGAAATTCCGGCCTCGTTGTTTGCGCTTCGTGCGCAAGAGTTGTTTGATTGTTTCCCGAATATGACCGTTACCATTGAGCAACGGAATGTTCAGGGGGAAGGTTTGGTGGCTTCGCCTTGGCGCCTCTCTGGGGTGCTGCCGGGAAAAGAGTTATCCGGGGTGGATATGCTTTGTATTCGGGACAATAAGTTGCAGAGTGTGCAGGTCTATTTTAACCATTCGACGGGACGGCTGTTTGCCAAAGTACCTTCCTTGCATTTGAACTATCAGCCCCATCAGTCGGATGTGAAAGAGCACGATGTGTCCGATTCGGCGGAGAAATATCGTACCTCAGGCTTAACGATGGCGGGAATGCAGTCAATACAACAAACGCTGGAAACGGCTATGGTTCGGGATAAAGTGTTTCTGCAACCGGAGTTGTCTCTATCCCGTTTGGCAGATCAACTGTCGATGTCGACTAATCACTTGTCACAAGTGGTGAACAGTCTCTATCACAAAAACTTTTACGAGTTTATCAATCATCATCGCATCGCTTTTGCGAAGCAACTGCTTGCTAAAGATCATGCTGACGATCACGCGCAACCACAAACCTCTCTGGTGCTGTCATTGGAATCCGGCTTTCGTTCGACCTCCACCTTCTATAGCGCGTTTAAAAAAGAAACCGGCTTAACGCCGTCTGAATATCGTCAAAGGTTGATCATGGCTGATGAGACTGAATGTTAA
- the speB gene encoding agmatinase: MTKELTYPIFLGSEIEQPKPEEALFHIVPVPFERTVSYGGGTNEGPSAILEASWQLEEWDGKSKPCELGIYTHGPVDCNADADQVIENIAAAVKPICEMGKMPVGIGGEHTVTYGIIKGMLDAGIKDFGIVQIDAHADLRDAYEGDKYSHASVMKRCVDEGIPLYQLGIRAYCEEEIEIRKKHGVYYQDADDLVPQNISAIELPEDFPKKVFFTLDIDGLDPSVFPSTGTPVPGGLGWYQTLGLFESVAKQREIIGFDVMEFAPIAGFHAYDFAASLLMYKMMGIIERSR; this comes from the coding sequence ATGACTAAAGAACTAACTTACCCAATTTTCTTGGGCTCCGAAATCGAACAACCTAAACCGGAAGAGGCCTTGTTCCACATCGTGCCTGTTCCGTTTGAACGCACTGTATCTTATGGCGGTGGTACTAACGAAGGGCCATCAGCGATTCTGGAAGCTTCCTGGCAGCTGGAAGAGTGGGACGGCAAGAGCAAACCATGTGAGTTGGGCATCTACACGCACGGCCCGGTAGACTGTAATGCCGATGCGGATCAAGTGATTGAAAACATCGCAGCTGCGGTAAAACCGATTTGTGAAATGGGCAAAATGCCGGTGGGCATTGGCGGAGAGCACACAGTCACTTACGGCATCATCAAAGGCATGTTGGATGCTGGCATCAAAGACTTTGGTATCGTTCAGATCGATGCACACGCCGACTTACGTGACGCCTACGAAGGCGACAAATACAGCCACGCCTCTGTGATGAAACGCTGTGTGGACGAAGGCATTCCTTTGTACCAATTGGGTATCCGTGCCTACTGTGAAGAAGAAATCGAGATTCGTAAAAAGCACGGTGTTTACTATCAAGATGCAGATGACCTAGTGCCTCAAAACATCAGTGCTATCGAACTGCCGGAAGACTTCCCGAAAAAAGTGTTCTTCACCCTGGATATTGATGGTTTGGACCCGTCCGTTTTTCCTTCGACTGGTACGCCAGTACCGGGCGGCTTAGGCTGGTATCAAACCCTTGGATTATTCGAATCCGTTGCCAAACAACGTGAAATCATCGGTTTCGACGTGATGGAATTCGCCCCGATTGCCGGCTTTCACGCCTATGACTTTGCCGCGTCTTTGTTGATGTACAAGATGATGGGGATTATTGAGCGGAGTCGTTAA